One part of the Nitrospira sp. genome encodes these proteins:
- a CDS encoding DUF1080 domain-containing protein: MAIQTEQTSFTKDIEGRYLCNNISEVNAWKNNGGRPFDVIVIGGGTFGPALAEHIWFRQKQTGGGLRTLVIEAGLFTVPEHVQNTGIQGFADPAAPFFLNENAPQPEPPRNEVWGIPWKSSLAFKGLAYAVGGRSVYWGGWSPRLLDEEMATWPPAAVADLKARYFDESTRQIGVDDTNDFIFGELHNALRARLFDKIGAVSGAIQLKDLPPSPLLKPGADPLQLLGLTSAGSLTPADLLNMLKLEAPLAVQARAPHAGFFPMNKFSVVPLLMKAARTAFSDSNGDDSKKEFMVLPGTHVLSLRKTQTAAGVWRIIGVDTSNGFIELAPGGVAVIGLGTIESARLGLVSFDGTGIPTWPLMGKNLMAHLRSNLVFRVPRTAIPGLSPATNELQSSSLFVKCRATKPNGDLLGYFHLQITATGGSNTVGSEDELFRKIPDIDFLDQLRMSTDTNIAIAIRGIGEIAAADFTNLGAHPSRVDLDPGTDEYGIRRAAVTLTTTQREDDLWNAMDATMAEVASLFANGQPMEVVQNNRDGLGTTHHEAGTLWMGTDPATSVTAEDGRFHYTDNLYAAGPCLFPSIGSPNPMLTGVALARRTGDRIMMPPAFVADAGFETLFDGVTFGDWRMSTIRNQPGRDNPGKFLIRRGALEAHPGTDLGLLWLARPTPLRYLLRLEWMMTAPDDNSGVFIAFPDPEGQNYDNAAYVGVNFGFEIQIDELARPDHALIHRTGAIYSFKGPTDGPLLVHPVGEWNQYEITVDGPDITVALNGQVVNRFHFTGDPQSPQRGLPSMPGQPRFIGLQTHTGIVLFRRIQWRML; encoded by the coding sequence ATGGCAATCCAAACAGAACAGACGTCGTTCACGAAGGATATCGAGGGTCGATATCTGTGCAATAACATCAGCGAGGTCAATGCATGGAAGAACAATGGAGGGCGCCCCTTCGATGTGATCGTCATCGGGGGAGGAACCTTCGGTCCCGCCCTTGCCGAACACATCTGGTTCAGACAGAAGCAGACAGGCGGCGGGCTGCGCACGCTCGTCATCGAGGCTGGGTTGTTCACCGTTCCGGAGCATGTCCAGAATACCGGCATCCAGGGCTTCGCTGACCCTGCCGCGCCCTTCTTTCTCAACGAGAATGCCCCTCAGCCGGAGCCGCCGCGCAATGAGGTGTGGGGAATTCCATGGAAGTCGTCTCTGGCATTCAAGGGGCTTGCCTATGCCGTGGGCGGGCGCTCGGTCTATTGGGGCGGATGGTCGCCTCGGCTGCTCGATGAAGAGATGGCAACCTGGCCGCCTGCTGCGGTGGCCGATCTGAAGGCCCGCTACTTCGACGAGAGCACGAGGCAGATCGGCGTCGACGATACAAACGATTTTATCTTCGGTGAATTGCATAATGCCTTGCGCGCACGCCTCTTCGACAAGATCGGCGCGGTGAGCGGGGCGATTCAGTTAAAAGACCTGCCGCCGTCGCCGTTGTTGAAACCCGGTGCCGATCCGCTGCAGCTGCTTGGCCTGACGTCCGCCGGGAGCCTCACCCCGGCCGACCTTCTGAACATGCTGAAGCTCGAAGCCCCGCTGGCCGTGCAGGCTCGCGCACCGCACGCCGGTTTCTTCCCGATGAACAAATTCAGCGTGGTGCCGCTGCTCATGAAAGCGGCACGCACGGCTTTTTCCGACTCGAACGGCGACGACTCAAAGAAAGAGTTCATGGTGCTTCCGGGCACCCATGTGTTGTCGCTACGCAAGACGCAAACAGCTGCCGGCGTCTGGCGCATCATCGGGGTCGATACGAGCAATGGTTTCATCGAACTCGCGCCGGGAGGGGTGGCGGTCATCGGCCTCGGGACGATCGAGAGTGCCCGCCTCGGACTGGTTTCGTTCGATGGAACCGGCATTCCGACGTGGCCGCTCATGGGCAAGAATCTGATGGCGCATCTCCGCTCCAATCTGGTCTTCCGCGTGCCCCGCACCGCGATACCAGGCCTCTCTCCCGCGACGAACGAACTGCAGTCCTCGTCGCTGTTCGTCAAGTGCCGCGCGACGAAACCGAACGGGGATCTCCTCGGTTACTTCCACCTCCAGATCACCGCGACGGGCGGGAGCAATACGGTGGGGTCTGAGGACGAGCTGTTCCGCAAGATCCCCGACATCGACTTTCTCGACCAGCTGCGGATGTCGACCGATACCAACATTGCCATTGCCATTCGCGGCATCGGCGAAATCGCGGCGGCCGACTTCACCAACCTCGGAGCCCATCCGAGCCGCGTCGACCTCGATCCGGGGACTGACGAATACGGCATACGCCGGGCCGCCGTGACGCTGACCACGACTCAGCGAGAGGATGATCTGTGGAATGCCATGGACGCGACGATGGCTGAGGTCGCAAGTCTCTTCGCCAATGGCCAGCCGATGGAAGTTGTGCAGAACAATCGCGACGGCCTCGGTACTACCCATCACGAAGCGGGAACCTTATGGATGGGCACGGATCCCGCGACGAGCGTGACCGCCGAGGACGGGCGGTTCCATTACACCGACAATCTCTATGCCGCCGGACCCTGCCTTTTCCCCAGCATCGGGTCGCCCAATCCGATGCTCACCGGGGTCGCGCTGGCGCGGCGCACGGGGGACAGGATCATGATGCCGCCCGCGTTCGTTGCCGACGCGGGGTTCGAGACCCTGTTTGATGGTGTCACGTTCGGGGACTGGCGGATGTCGACCATCCGCAATCAGCCGGGTCGCGACAATCCCGGCAAGTTTCTGATTCGACGCGGCGCGTTGGAGGCGCATCCCGGCACCGATCTCGGCCTCTTGTGGCTCGCACGGCCAACGCCATTGCGATATCTCCTGCGCCTCGAATGGATGATGACGGCACCGGACGACAACTCCGGAGTCTTCATTGCGTTTCCCGACCCCGAAGGGCAGAACTACGACAACGCGGCCTACGTCGGCGTCAATTTCGGGTTTGAAATTCAGATCGACGAACTGGCGCGTCCCGACCATGCGCTGATCCATCGTACCGGCGCGATCTACTCGTTCAAGGGGCCGACGGACGGGCCGCTGCTGGTCCATCCGGTCGGCGAATGGAACCAGTACGAGATCACCGTGGACGGCCCGGACATCACCGTTGCCCTGAACGGGCAAGTCGTCAATCGCTTCCACTTCACCGGGGATCCGCAGTCACCCCAACGCGGGCTCCCGTCCATGCCGGGACAGCCGCGTTTTATCGGCCTCCAGACCCATACCGGCATCGTGCTATTTCGGCGCATTCAGTGGAGGATGTTGTAG
- a CDS encoding adenylyl-sulfate kinase, with the protein MTRAPFAVWLTGLPASGKSSIVEQLLPKLSTLGMAVEVLESDALRRVLTPDASYSREERDLFYRAIGLMGARLLTHGVNVIFDATASRRAYREFTRSLIPDLLEVSVECPLEVCMARDKKGTYRRGLQGESSTVPGLQEAYEAPASPALSIDTTVTSPDAAADRIVALIRSRN; encoded by the coding sequence ATGACACGTGCGCCTTTCGCCGTCTGGCTCACCGGTCTCCCGGCTTCGGGGAAAAGCTCGATCGTTGAGCAGCTGCTTCCCAAACTTTCGACGCTGGGCATGGCCGTGGAGGTGTTGGAGTCCGATGCCCTCCGCCGTGTGTTGACGCCGGACGCCAGCTACTCGCGGGAAGAGCGGGATCTGTTCTACCGGGCCATCGGGCTCATGGGCGCCAGACTGCTGACGCACGGGGTGAATGTGATCTTTGATGCGACCGCGAGCCGTCGGGCCTATCGGGAATTTACGCGCAGCTTGATTCCCGACCTGCTGGAGGTGTCGGTCGAGTGCCCACTGGAGGTCTGTATGGCGCGTGACAAGAAGGGCACCTACCGGCGGGGACTGCAAGGGGAGTCATCCACCGTGCCAGGGCTGCAGGAGGCCTATGAAGCGCCAGCCTCGCCGGCATTGTCGATTGATACCACGGTCACGTCTCCAGACGCCGCTGCAGATCGGATCGTGGCGCTGATTCGTTCTCGCAATTAG